Genomic window (Zingiber officinale cultivar Zhangliang chromosome 2B, Zo_v1.1, whole genome shotgun sequence):
GTTGTTGCTAGTGCTCGAGGTCATCATCAACTGCAAGTTCTACGAAGCTTGCACAACAATGGCGATCGACGATGAGCACGATGAACACAAAGAAGAATTGGAAGCAGAGGAGAAGGCTGCGGGTTTACATATATAAATCTTTGTAGATTGGATTTAAGCTTCGTCTAAATTCAAAGATAATGATGCAATAATTAGCTGTAAATTCTTCCAATATCGTATGGCACGTGGACGGTCAAATCCGCCGTCCATACTACGTGGACGGCGAGATGTGTCGGTAGCTTTTTGCATAATAATTGCAATCCACGTTAGCAATTGTAGACGATTGTCGCCGCGTCGTCTACGATTGTCGATCTGAAACCCTTTCCGCTCGTAAGCTCCCCTCTCCACCGCAGTCCCCCTCCTCTTCTCCTTCCCGATGCCGCACATCAACCCTCCCGTTCTCGGCGACGAGTCCACGTCGGAGGAGGCGGAGTCCCTCCTCCCTCGCGGATCCGCCTCCGTCGACCGCGATGGCGGCAAGGGGCGGCGCATCGCTGCTGCATTTGACGAGGACGAGATCTTCGAGGGAGCTTACGATTTCGATGAGAAGGTCGTCGTATCCGTAGTCTCCGACTTGGGAAGCGTCGGCGTTGATGGCCCCGCGCCTCCCTTCTCCTGGCGGAAGCTGTGGCTCTTCACCGGGCCGGGGTTTCTGATGAGCATCGCGTTCCTGGATCCGGGAAACCTGGAGGGGGACCTCCAGGCTGGAGCCGTTGCGGGGTACTCGCTTCTGTGGCTGCTGCTCTTGGCAACGGCGATGGGGCTCCTGATCCAGATGCTCTCGGCGCGGCTAGGCGTGGCCACGGGAAGCCACCTAGCGGAGTTATGCCGCGAGGAGTATCCGAAATGGGCGATGTTTTCTCTGTGGCTGATGGCGGAGGTGGCGCTGATCGGCGCTGATATACAGGAGGTGATTGGGAGTGCCATCGCGATTAAGATTTTAAGCCGTGGGGTGTTTCCACTCTGGACTGGAGTCGTCATCACTGCTTTTGATTGGTAATATTTCTAGTGTAGTCCATCTTCTTTTAGTAGTTGTTTTGGGACGAATTACAACTTTGACGGCAGCTTTTGATTTTCCTTGATGCCTTAATCTTGTATTGGCAGCTTCATCTTTCTATTCCTTGAGAATTATGGTGTTAGGAAGTTGGAAGGATTCTTTGCTTTCCTTATTGCAACAATGGCATTCTCATTTACATGGATGCTTGGTGAGGCTAAGCCTAGTGGAAAGGAGCTTCTGATTGGTGTGTCCCTTGTTCTAACAGTGAaacttgtttttattttcttctgaATCTTTCTTTCTCCAATGTCAAATCTTCTAAATTAATCCATTTCTCTGGCAGGTCTTCTGGTTCCAAAACTTAGCTCCAAAACAATAAACCAGGCTGTTGGTATTGTTGGATGTGTGATCATGCCACACAATGTCTTTTTACATTCTGCTCTTGTACAGTCAAGAGCTATAGACCCTAACAAGAAAAGCCACGTTCAAGAAGCATTAAGATATTATACCATAGAGTCCACAGTTGCGTTAATTATTTCTTTCCTCATAAATTTATTTGTCACAACAGTTTTTGCCAAGGGATTTTATGGTACAGAGGAAGCTGATGTTATTGGTCTTGAAAATGCTGGCAATTATCTACAAGAGAAGTATGGAGGAGGGTTGTTTCCTATTCTTTACATCTGGGGAATTGGTTTATTAGCAGCTGGCCAGAGTAGCACAATTACTGGGACTTATGCTGGTCAGTTTATAATGGGTGGATTTCTGAATCTCCGTATGAAGAAATGGATCAGATCATTCATCACTAGAAGCTTTGCAATCATCCCAACTATAGTTGTTGCTTTGTTTTTTGACACTTCTGATTCTGCACTAGATATTTTGAATCAATGGCTTAACGTGCTTCAATCAGTTCAAATACCATTTGCTCTAATTCCGCTTCTCACGTTGGTGTCGAAAGAACAAGTGATGGGAGCTTTCAAAATTGGTCCTGTTTATCAAGTGAGTTTGTTGATTACATATGCTGGAATATAATTGTCTTTTAAGTATATGCCTCATTTCACATGTTTTAACTTTTCAACATCTGCTTCATTTAACATTCATATTACAAGAAGAAACTCCTTGCTTGAAGGCCACGTTTGCATGTGTATAAGACTATCGATAGACATCCTTTTTAATGTCATAAATGCTATGTATAGATTTGATCTGTAGTAGAGTCCCTATGGACACGACCAGATAATTTGAGTCAAAAAGGGTTAATAGTGTTGAGGGAAGACTGTGAACATAGAATGCTTCATtgcaaatttttatttatatattcaatTCAAAAGAAGCATTACCCTATCTTACTCTACCATTGAACTTTCCAATAGGTTACACCATTGATATTATAAATCCTCTGAATCCCTCTAGTCCTCATCCCTTCTACTGATCTTCTTTGCATATCTATAATTTCTTTTTCATCTCATATATAATGTAGGACCGGAGAGCACATTGGGGATTGAATAGTGTTTggcattttttctttctttttgttgtattCATTCTTTGTCTATAGAGTTAGTCTAGTAGTCGAAATatgaaaacaataaaataaagacaactattttttacttggttcacaccCCTAGGATGCTACGTCCAAGGCCTACGCACTCAGCATGAGTGCACTATGTGTATCTCCTTTTCAGAACTCTTCCAGAGACGGAGAAACTATTTATAGAGTTGTAAGAGCAATCACAAGTAGATAAattaaatgagcatataataaATAATACAAAGTTTTGTGATCCAGTTCGGAAGTCTTGAGTGTCATGACACTCCTGGCGCTTCCCCGATCGTAGAACTTTAAAAGAACATTCGAGCACGGAGCTTAGGGAGGTTGAAATGAGAATTGATTCCAAAGCCTCTGCCATTGAGCCCTCTTTTATAAGACtttatcggtcgactgataaagaTCTAATCACACCAATTACGTGATTGATTTCCTCCTTTTCATGGCAATTGATCCTGCTGTTCAGTCAATGGAACCACACTGTCATCCGGATTCTCATCCAGGTTCATGATCGGATCAGATCAGATCCTTGCAATCCGCTCGATCGACTAATCCTTCGGTTTCCTTAGCTGGCCAGATCGCATCGCGTTCGATCCTCAGTTTCCTTttgggttcgatcgatcgattctaTTCTTTCCTTTAGAACTCGGATAGTATCAAACTCGACCTTATCTCTTATGACCGGTCGACCTAACCTTAGTATTCGATCAACCGAACCATTTGGTCGACCAAAAATCCTGTTTCCTTCAAAatcaagttagcacaatagataataAACATAGTAatgcaaaacagtgttagcaaCATTGTTCTTTGGTAGACCAAATATACGTGGGCCTGGTCGACCTTGTTTTGGTCGCTTAAACCTATTGGTCACACTTGCTTGGACTAAACtcttccaagacttctcattacatAAGGTTTactcccttaggatttttcctttgcTAAACATCTGATCACCCTTTATCTACTTGGGCTTTCCCTTGTCAGACATCCGATCATCTTTGACCCGCCTGAATTTTTTCCTTTGCCAAACATTTAGTCAATCTTTGACCCGTCTGAATTTTTTCCTTTGCCAAACATTTAGCCAACCttaacctgcttggactttttccttcgCTAgtcatccagtcaatcttgatctTATTGAACTTCAGTTAACTAAATTTGTAATGCATGATTGTAAGCAGATTGTGAAGCCCCAGTATCAAAATTAACCAGCAAAACTAGGGAAATTCTAGGTGTCATTGTAGTATGCACTAATCTAGATCAATTCTATTGTTTGTGTCTCTCTTTTGATCTGTGCTTTCAATTTTCAGAATCTTGCATGACTTCATTCCGAAGTTTTTTTCATTCAATGTTCTTATATTGCAGGCATTGACTTGGGTTGTTGCTGCTCTTCTTTTCATAATCAACGGTTATCTCTTGGTCGATTTTTTCTTGTCTGAAATACGAAGCATGCTATTCGGGCTGATCATCTGCTCTGTCGTGGCGCTATATATGGCATTCATAATCTACCTCATTTTTCATGGCAGGCAGTATCACAGTCGATAATCATCTGTTGTATTGTGATGAAACTGCTCCCTGATCATACTATTGTTTATGGATTTGGAATCCTCACTGCAAAGAAGACTACATTCAACAATTAGACATTGAACTTCAATCTCAGAACATAGCTGGGAATGGTAGCCAGATTCTTTATTTGTGTTAGTGGCCTACGGTGCATGTAAATTATGTAACAGAATGAATGAAATTTATGGTTAATCTGACTTTTTCATGGAATAGTGACGGAAGGCATATATTGGCATGGTGCATGCGTGTGTGGGTGTGTCTGCATATGCGGGAGGATATGTGCGGGTGTGGACATGCATGGGTGTGTCACGTTCTATTTTCCTTCTCTTGGTGGCTAGTTGGTTGATCTTCTCTACATCCCCACTCTTATCCTTCCATGCAAATTGATCGTCCTAGCTGATGGATATTCCTCGATCTGAAAAAaacaaaggaagaggaggaagtgcAAAGAAGAGATTGGCAATGGAAGCGGCAATGGCTAGAAGTCGAAGATGGCGCGCAAGAGGAACATGGAGAAAACAAGCCTGCGAAAggcaatttttatttttctctcagaACGTAACAATAAAATTGTTTTTCAAGGAACTTGCAGTGGGCGTTTTGTACTGTTTCTTGCTGGCTGACTGATCGATTTTCTACCATCCAGGTTGCTTCTTTCTTATATTTTCCCACTTCTTTTTCTTATGTTT
Coding sequences:
- the LOC122046554 gene encoding metal transporter Nramp3-like, which translates into the protein MPHINPPVLGDESTSEEAESLLPRGSASVDRDGGKGRRIAAAFDEDEIFEGAYDFDEKVVVSVVSDLGSVGVDGPAPPFSWRKLWLFTGPGFLMSIAFLDPGNLEGDLQAGAVAGYSLLWLLLLATAMGLLIQMLSARLGVATGSHLAELCREEYPKWAMFSLWLMAEVALIGADIQEVIGSAIAIKILSRGVFPLWTGVVITAFDCFIFLFLENYGVRKLEGFFAFLIATMAFSFTWMLGEAKPSGKELLIGLLVPKLSSKTINQAVGIVGCVIMPHNVFLHSALVQSRAIDPNKKSHVQEALRYYTIESTVALIISFLINLFVTTVFAKGFYGTEEADVIGLENAGNYLQEKYGGGLFPILYIWGIGLLAAGQSSTITGTYAGQFIMGGFLNLRMKKWIRSFITRSFAIIPTIVVALFFDTSDSALDILNQWLNVLQSVQIPFALIPLLTLVSKEQVMGAFKIGPVYQALTWVVAALLFIINGYLLVDFFLSEIRSMLFGLIICSVVALYMAFIIYLIFHGRQYHSR